One segment of Sphingobacteriales bacterium DNA contains the following:
- a CDS encoding geranylgeranylglyceryl/heptaprenylglyceryl phosphate synthase — protein MSVLYPYLLQSRRQHKKHLAVLIDPDKAELPFLDHLLKESLAASVDFFFLGGSLVMQHQSEHIARYLKSRCTIPVVLFPGSVLQVHDAADALLLLSLVSGRNPDLLIGQQVTAAPLLKQMQLEILSTAYLLIDGGRPTTASYISHTQPIPHDKPSVAACTAMAAEMLGMKLAYLDTGSGAQRSVSAEMIAAVRHAVDVPLIVGGGIRTAAMAQDLCRAGADVLVVGTAFEEQPQLIGELAAAVHSFNQQGSEVWI, from the coding sequence ATGAGTGTTCTGTATCCCTATTTGCTGCAAAGTCGCCGCCAACACAAAAAACATTTGGCGGTACTCATTGACCCCGACAAGGCGGAACTGCCTTTTTTGGATCATTTGTTGAAAGAATCCCTTGCTGCTTCTGTTGATTTTTTCTTTTTGGGCGGCAGCTTGGTGATGCAGCATCAGTCGGAGCATATTGCACGCTACCTCAAAAGCCGTTGTACGATTCCGGTGGTTTTGTTTCCGGGAAGTGTGCTGCAAGTACACGATGCCGCCGATGCTTTGCTGCTGCTGTCGTTGGTGTCGGGGCGCAACCCCGATTTGCTCATCGGGCAGCAAGTAACCGCCGCGCCCTTGCTCAAACAAATGCAGCTTGAAATCCTCTCTACTGCCTATCTGCTCATTGATGGCGGTCGTCCGACAACGGCATCATATATCAGCCACACGCAACCCATTCCGCACGATAAGCCCTCTGTTGCGGCTTGCACGGCGATGGCTGCCGAAATGTTGGGAATGAAATTGGCGTATTTGGATACGGGCAGCGGCGCACAGCGCAGCGTGTCGGCGGAGATGATAGCGGCGGTGCGCCACGCCGTAGATGTACCCCTGATAGTGGGCGGCGGTATTCGCACGGCGGCAATGGCACAAGACCTCTGCCGCGCCGGAGCCGATGTGTTGGTGGTGGGCACCGCCTTTGAGGAGCAGCCGCAACTGATAGGCGAGTTGGCGGCGGCGGTGCACAGTTTCAATCAACAGGGCAGCGAGGTGTGGATATAG
- a CDS encoding metal ABC transporter ATP-binding protein, whose protein sequence is MILSENSSIEVHDLTVNYHEKPVLWNIDFSLPVGKLIGIIGPNGAGKSTLLKAMMGLVPLQSGYVKLFGSNLEQVRSRVSYVPQRESVDWDFPASVMDIVLMGRYRRGNWWWQYNADDRAIAKRALEEVDMLPFAGRQIAQLSGGQQQRVFIARALAQQADLYLMDEPFAGVDASSESAILALITDMCKRGKTVIVVHHDLQSAYQFFDWVLLLNRRLVAVGEKETTFTEELLQETYGARSALLTKITNIIRTHQLPVRE, encoded by the coding sequence ATGATACTTTCCGAAAACTCCAGCATAGAAGTTCACGACCTGACGGTCAATTATCACGAAAAACCCGTATTGTGGAATATTGATTTTTCGTTGCCGGTGGGCAAGCTCATCGGCATTATTGGTCCCAACGGAGCAGGAAAATCTACGCTCCTGAAAGCGATGATGGGCTTAGTGCCACTGCAAAGCGGCTATGTGAAGCTGTTTGGCAGCAACTTGGAGCAGGTGCGCAGCCGTGTGAGCTATGTGCCGCAGCGCGAAAGTGTAGATTGGGATTTTCCGGCGAGCGTGATGGATATTGTGCTGATGGGACGCTACCGGCGCGGCAACTGGTGGTGGCAATACAATGCCGACGACCGCGCCATCGCCAAACGCGCTTTGGAGGAGGTGGATATGCTCCCTTTTGCCGGACGGCAGATTGCACAATTGTCGGGTGGGCAGCAGCAGCGCGTATTTATTGCCCGCGCACTGGCACAACAAGCCGATCTGTATTTGATGGACGAACCCTTCGCCGGCGTAGATGCGAGCAGCGAGTCGGCTATCCTCGCCCTCATTACCGATATGTGCAAACGCGGCAAAACCGTGATTGTGGTACACCACGACTTGCAGTCGGCGTATCAGTTTTTTGATTGGGTGCTGCTCCTCAATCGCCGCTTGGTGGCGGTGGGCGAAAAAGAAACGACTTTTACCGAAGAACTTTTGCAGGAAACCTACGGCGCACGCTCCGCCTTGCTCACCAAAATAACGAATATTATACGCACCCACCAATTGCCCGTGCGGGAGTAG
- a CDS encoding pentapeptide repeat-containing protein encodes MSVLKQQLNRISAWLGLQHGIFTNPDEGLIGNIPWETLIAEEGPLSAFPFGKIISFAIKHSAIIHDPEEAAKILFALAYTKTFEEAVSASDAEQVITFKDIEYQAQAQKAALKKIPIDLDTWDWDKIQEQDFIKSFCAPYFSELLQNSGIDEKTRKRIESFIQKNLRYNIYNLLYEHETQYSELLKYLNNPVQVVALERHKRKRYEAKWREKYYEQVLEDPKGLRLADLYIEPRCGIFKHCCAQSKASENEFYKESFQPAQEPLHELVYTLLQGKKPTWKASREMETARVILLLGYPGQGKSSFCKRLLHDILSEQQPLPQPLYFVPLRKISDISLLKNNPVAVFENFVQNVSQTDIKETKIERAVLILDGLDELQMRHDLRHEDIAQLLLTLQTEAENRDLRLVLTSRYGYVDLEKLRQRPIIVLQLTRLDKHQQIAWLQKYRYYHPEIALSEAHLEQYHADKKTFEHIRELIDQPILLHLIATLKEVPQGSNIKRADIYRLLFDQLTERKWAREGQIEHLKAISNKKDLLRHSLQDLAFLMFKKRRDYLLKSEIDACIQKGEAKSLKKLIVILSKEGITDGLQGLMTTFYLHESEYSEQDKENYMVEFLHKSLQEYLAAEKIWRAIGEEGFLDEKSSGDAVIDTPLKALETLQSIFADRPLTAEMLDYLKEIMAIAPQEKNELLAQRLAAYMPDCLKKQFLFAYRAEEEDEPLSRATAVFYGYISILNNLPIEAKNYIPKENKQIYANLLRLCGIQKSGVLSLSHQDLSGADLRGADLRGADLSRADLSGADLRGADLRGADLRGADLMRAHLSLANLIGAKLSLANLIGANLIGANLIGANLSEANLSRANLSRANLSRAYLSRAYLSRADLSRADLREANLSLANLSGADLSGADLSDANLSGADLSDANLREVNLSDADLSGAKVERADWLEYWQQQPHPPLGIAALSQKYRVNTTSEEDTWGDKYYTILRR; translated from the coding sequence ATGTCTGTTTTAAAACAGCAACTCAACCGCATTTCTGCTTGGTTGGGATTACAACACGGTATTTTTACCAACCCCGACGAGGGTCTCATTGGCAATATACCCTGGGAAACGCTGATTGCCGAGGAGGGACCATTAAGTGCCTTCCCTTTCGGCAAAATCATTTCCTTTGCCATCAAGCATAGCGCCATCATACACGACCCCGAAGAAGCTGCAAAAATTTTGTTCGCTTTGGCATATACCAAAACCTTTGAAGAAGCTGTATCTGCCAGTGATGCAGAGCAGGTAATTACCTTTAAAGATATTGAATATCAGGCACAAGCACAAAAAGCCGCTTTAAAAAAAATACCCATCGACCTTGATACTTGGGATTGGGATAAGATTCAGGAGCAGGATTTTATTAAAAGTTTTTGCGCTCCCTATTTCAGCGAGCTTTTGCAAAATTCAGGAATTGACGAAAAAACCCGAAAGCGCATTGAGAGCTTTATACAAAAAAACCTGCGCTATAATATATACAACCTCCTGTATGAACACGAAACCCAATACAGCGAATTATTGAAGTACCTTAACAACCCCGTACAGGTAGTTGCTTTAGAGCGGCATAAACGCAAACGCTATGAAGCAAAGTGGCGGGAAAAATACTACGAACAGGTATTGGAAGACCCAAAAGGGCTGCGCCTCGCCGACCTCTATATAGAACCCCGCTGCGGTATTTTTAAACATTGCTGCGCACAAAGCAAGGCTTCAGAAAATGAGTTTTATAAAGAATCCTTTCAACCCGCCCAAGAGCCGCTCCATGAGTTGGTATATACACTGCTGCAAGGAAAAAAACCCACCTGGAAAGCCAGCCGAGAGATGGAAACAGCACGGGTAATACTATTACTCGGCTACCCGGGGCAGGGTAAAAGTTCCTTTTGCAAACGCCTCCTGCACGATATTCTCAGCGAGCAACAGCCTTTGCCCCAGCCACTTTATTTTGTGCCTCTGCGAAAAATCAGCGATATATCTTTACTCAAAAACAACCCCGTTGCCGTATTTGAAAATTTTGTACAAAACGTGTCGCAAACAGACATCAAGGAAACAAAGATAGAAAGAGCCGTTTTGATATTAGACGGCTTAGATGAACTGCAAATGCGCCACGACCTGCGCCACGAAGACATCGCTCAATTGCTGCTGACCCTGCAAACAGAGGCAGAAAATCGCGACCTGCGCTTAGTGCTCACTTCGCGCTACGGCTATGTAGATTTGGAAAAACTGCGCCAACGCCCTATTATCGTTTTGCAATTAACGCGCTTGGATAAGCACCAACAAATCGCTTGGTTGCAGAAATATCGCTACTACCACCCCGAAATTGCCCTGAGCGAAGCGCATTTGGAGCAATACCACGCAGACAAAAAAACATTTGAACATATCCGCGAGCTCATAGACCAGCCTATTCTGCTGCACCTGATAGCCACCCTGAAAGAAGTGCCACAAGGCAGCAATATAAAACGCGCCGATATTTATCGCCTTTTATTCGACCAACTGACCGAGCGCAAATGGGCACGAGAGGGGCAAATAGAGCATCTAAAAGCTATAAGCAATAAAAAAGATTTGCTGCGCCACAGCCTGCAAGACCTCGCTTTTCTGATGTTTAAAAAACGGCGCGATTATTTGCTGAAAAGCGAAATAGATGCCTGCATACAAAAAGGGGAAGCGAAAAGCCTGAAAAAATTGATAGTTATCTTGAGCAAGGAAGGTATAACAGACGGCTTGCAAGGGCTGATGACGACTTTTTATCTGCACGAAAGTGAATACAGCGAACAAGACAAGGAAAATTATATGGTGGAATTTTTGCATAAATCTTTGCAGGAATACCTCGCTGCCGAAAAAATATGGCGGGCGATAGGTGAAGAAGGATTTTTAGATGAAAAAAGCAGCGGAGACGCGGTTATTGATACCCCTCTTAAAGCCCTTGAAACCCTGCAATCCATTTTTGCCGACCGCCCCCTGACAGCAGAAATGCTCGACTATTTAAAGGAAATAATGGCAATAGCTCCACAAGAAAAAAATGAACTTTTGGCGCAAAGGCTGGCAGCTTATATGCCCGATTGCCTGAAAAAACAATTTTTATTTGCTTACCGAGCCGAAGAGGAGGACGAACCCCTGAGCCGCGCCACCGCTGTATTTTACGGCTATATCAGTATCCTCAACAACCTGCCGATAGAAGCAAAAAACTATATACCCAAAGAAAACAAACAAATATACGCCAACCTGTTGCGGCTTTGCGGAATACAAAAATCAGGGGTTCTATCGCTTTCTCATCAGGATTTAAGCGGTGCGGATTTAAGAGGTGCGGATTTAAGAGGTGCGGATTTAAGCCGTGCGGATTTAAGCGGTGCGGATTTAAGAGGTGCGGATTTAAGAGGTGCGGATTTAAGAGGTGCGGATTTAATGCGTGCGCATTTAAGCCTTGCGAATTTAATCGGTGCAAAGTTAAGCCTTGCGAATTTAATCGGTGCGAATTTAATCGGTGCGAATTTAATCGGTGCGAATTTAAGCGAGGCGAATTTAAGCCGTGCGAATTTAAGCCGTGCGAATTTAAGCCGTGCGTATTTAAGCCGTGCGTATTTAAGCCGTGCAGATTTAAGCCGTGCAGATTTAAGAGAGGCGAATTTAAGTCTTGCGAATTTAAGCGGTGCGGATTTAAGCGGTGCGGATTTAAGCGATGCGAATTTAAGCGGTGCAGATTTAAGCGATGCGAATTTAAGAGAAGTGAATTTAAGCGATGCGGATTTAAGCGGTGCAAAAGTAGAGCGAGCAGATTGGTTGGAGTATTGGCAACAACAGCCGCACCCGCCTCTGGGGATAGCAGCACTTTCGCAAAAATACAGGGTAAATACTACTTCGGAAGAAGACACCTGGGGTGATAAATATTATACAATTCTACGCCGATAA
- a CDS encoding C40 family peptidase produces MKLFQIRNLLLAFMAGFAIGVAIYYTINSKKNNLLTSEEAAAVEADDTQKAKMLLKYAQTLLGTPYKNTGNTPAGFDCSGFTHYVFKQNGILIPQGSSEQIKVGNFVDKCKAQAGDIVVFTGTNLSQRTPGHVGIVMKNENCLLTFIHASSNGGVKISTTEEGHYQERFLQVRRVIGVLKK; encoded by the coding sequence ATGAAATTATTTCAGATTCGTAATTTGCTCTTGGCTTTTATGGCAGGTTTTGCGATAGGTGTGGCGATATATTACACCATCAACTCCAAAAAAAATAATTTATTGACTTCCGAAGAAGCGGCGGCGGTAGAAGCGGACGATACTCAAAAAGCAAAAATGCTCCTGAAATATGCCCAAACACTGTTGGGTACGCCTTACAAAAACACCGGCAACACACCTGCCGGCTTTGATTGTTCGGGATTTACGCATTATGTATTCAAGCAAAACGGTATTCTTATTCCGCAAGGCTCTTCGGAGCAAATCAAAGTGGGAAATTTTGTAGATAAATGCAAGGCACAGGCGGGCGATATTGTGGTATTCACCGGAACAAACCTGAGCCAACGCACCCCCGGACATGTGGGCATCGTGATGAAAAATGAGAATTGCCTGCTCACCTTTATTCATGCTTCGTCCAATGGCGGCGTAAAAATAAGTACCACCGAAGAGGGACATTATCAGGAGCGTTTTTTGCAGGTGCGCCGCGTGATAGGCGTGTTGAAAAAATAA
- a CDS encoding DNA gyrase/topoisomerase IV subunit A: MSAEELNEPNLNNTPNSEDTLFSDTKAVSGLYQDWFLDYASYVILERAVPALEDGLKPVQRRLLHALYQMDDGRFHKVANVIGQTMQYHPHGDASIEEALVNMGQKDLMIDTQGNWGDPRTGDGAAAARYIEAKLSKFALDVSFNADITEWQLSYDGRKREPIHLPVKFPLLLHQGVEGIAVGLATKVLPHNFCELLEGAIALLKGESVQIYPDFATGGSIDVSNYNDGLRGGKVKVRATIEELDKKTLVIRDLPYGITTGALVESILKANEKGKIKIKQVVDNTAKDVELQIKLAPNISPSVTIDALYAFTDCETSISPNACVISDDKPLFLGVCEMLRLSTEHTRELLRQELEIKLQDLREAWHFASLEKIFIEKRIYRQIEECETWESVLETIKKGLSKYVVPPSEKPRSNDSRLRLLRDITEEDLVRLTEIKIKRISKYDSFKADENMKALEAEMENIRHHLANLTAYTIAYFKNLLKKYGKGRERRTKIKGFDTIAVQQVAAINQKLYVDRKNGFIGYGLKKDEWVCDCSDIDDIIVFRKDCRFLVTRIAEKTYVGKDIVHVAVWKKNDERTVYNMMYAAPELGKNFAKRFAVTAITRNSEYDLAIGTTKPKLLYFTANPNGESEIVNVQLTPESSAKIKTFDFSFGEMAIKGRQSQGNLVSKYAIRKVVQKEVGKSTLGGRNIWVDEVSGKLNTEERGKFLGNFNTGDSVLLLYKDGSYELSDFDLNRRFPMENLLVIEKFNPDTVLSCIYWHGERKAYYVKRFKIETSTLGQRFVFISEEPKSALALVSTAAVPQVQYHYNRGAKNSPDESDTVRLDSFIEVKGWKSLGNKLSLYKVVKINELESLEIPESEEIAAVGEMQQPETGEELLPHTEAADKDAAATPPPAADKKKAFKVGESVEWDIDSSEQGSLFQNTELKAGIKAQFRSA; this comes from the coding sequence ATGAGTGCGGAAGAACTGAACGAACCCAACCTGAACAATACCCCTAACAGCGAAGATACTTTATTTTCGGATACCAAAGCGGTGTCGGGCTTGTATCAGGATTGGTTTTTGGATTATGCCTCTTATGTGATTTTGGAGCGTGCTGTTCCTGCTTTGGAAGATGGTTTAAAGCCCGTACAACGCCGCTTGCTGCACGCTTTGTATCAAATGGACGATGGTCGCTTTCATAAAGTTGCCAATGTTATCGGTCAGACGATGCAATACCACCCCCACGGCGATGCTTCTATTGAAGAGGCTTTGGTGAATATGGGGCAAAAAGATTTGATGATAGATACACAGGGCAACTGGGGCGACCCGCGCACCGGTGACGGAGCCGCCGCCGCCCGCTACATCGAAGCCAAATTGTCAAAATTTGCCCTTGACGTATCTTTCAATGCCGACATCACCGAGTGGCAGCTCTCCTACGATGGGCGCAAGCGCGAGCCTATCCATTTGCCCGTAAAATTTCCTTTGTTGCTGCATCAGGGCGTAGAGGGTATTGCGGTGGGGCTGGCAACCAAAGTGCTGCCGCACAATTTTTGCGAACTGTTGGAAGGTGCTATTGCCTTGCTCAAAGGCGAAAGTGTACAGATTTACCCCGATTTCGCCACCGGCGGCTCTATTGACGTGAGCAACTACAATGACGGCTTGCGAGGCGGCAAAGTGAAAGTGCGGGCAACTATTGAAGAATTGGACAAAAAAACGCTCGTTATCCGCGATTTGCCCTACGGCATCACCACCGGCGCACTCGTTGAAAGCATTTTAAAAGCCAACGAAAAAGGAAAAATCAAAATAAAACAAGTCGTTGATAATACCGCTAAAGATGTAGAACTCCAAATAAAATTAGCTCCCAACATTTCGCCGAGTGTCACCATTGATGCCCTCTATGCCTTCACCGACTGCGAAACCTCCATTTCGCCCAATGCCTGCGTTATCAGCGACGACAAGCCTTTGTTTTTGGGTGTATGCGAAATGTTGCGCCTCAGCACCGAGCACACCCGCGAACTGCTCCGTCAGGAATTGGAGATAAAACTGCAAGACTTGCGCGAAGCGTGGCATTTTGCTTCTTTGGAAAAAATATTTATAGAAAAACGCATTTACCGCCAGATAGAAGAATGTGAAACGTGGGAGAGTGTGCTTGAAACCATCAAAAAGGGTTTGAGCAAATATGTGGTGCCGCCTTCGGAAAAGCCCCGCTCCAACGACAGCCGCCTGCGTCTGCTGCGCGACATCACCGAGGAGGATTTGGTGCGCCTCACCGAAATAAAAATCAAGCGCATCAGCAAATACGACAGCTTTAAAGCCGATGAAAATATGAAAGCCCTTGAAGCAGAAATGGAAAATATCCGGCACCATTTGGCAAATCTTACGGCTTATACCATCGCTTATTTTAAAAACCTACTCAAAAAATACGGCAAAGGACGCGAGCGGCGCACCAAAATCAAGGGCTTTGATACCATTGCCGTGCAGCAAGTGGCGGCGATTAATCAAAAATTATATGTGGACAGAAAAAACGGCTTCATCGGCTACGGCTTGAAAAAAGACGAATGGGTCTGCGATTGTTCGGATATTGATGACATTATTGTTTTTCGTAAAGACTGCCGCTTTTTGGTGACACGCATCGCCGAAAAAACTTATGTGGGCAAAGATATAGTGCATGTGGCGGTGTGGAAAAAAAATGACGAGCGCACCGTGTATAATATGATGTACGCTGCCCCCGAATTAGGAAAAAACTTTGCCAAACGCTTCGCCGTTACCGCCATCACGCGCAACAGCGAGTACGACCTCGCCATTGGCACCACCAAACCCAAGCTGCTCTATTTTACCGCCAACCCCAACGGCGAAAGCGAAATTGTAAACGTACAATTAACCCCCGAAAGCTCCGCAAAAATCAAAACATTTGATTTCAGCTTCGGCGAAATGGCAATTAAAGGACGGCAAAGCCAAGGGAATTTGGTGAGCAAATACGCCATTCGCAAAGTGGTGCAAAAAGAAGTGGGAAAATCTACGCTCGGCGGGCGCAATATTTGGGTAGATGAAGTATCGGGCAAGCTCAATACCGAAGAGCGCGGCAAGTTTTTGGGCAATTTCAATACCGGCGATTCCGTGCTGCTGCTCTACAAAGACGGTAGCTACGAACTCTCCGACTTTGACCTCAACCGCCGTTTTCCGATGGAGAACCTCCTCGTTATCGAAAAATTTAATCCCGACACCGTTCTTTCGTGCATTTATTGGCATGGCGAGCGCAAAGCCTATTATGTAAAACGATTTAAAATAGAGACTAGCACTTTGGGGCAGCGGTTTGTGTTTATTTCCGAAGAACCCAAATCGGCTTTGGCATTGGTGAGTACGGCGGCAGTGCCGCAGGTGCAATATCACTACAACAGAGGCGCGAAAAACAGCCCCGACGAAAGCGACACTGTGCGTTTGGATAGCTTTATAGAAGTGAAAGGGTGGAAATCTTTGGGCAATAAATTGAGTTTGTATAAAGTAGTAAAAATCAATGAATTAGAGTCTTTGGAAATACCCGAAAGCGAAGAGATTGCGGCAGTGGGCGAAATGCAGCAGCCCGAAACAGGCGAGGAGTTGCTGCCGCACACCGAAGCAGCCGACAAAGACGCAGCCGCGACACCGCCACCCGCCGCCGACAAAAAGAAAGCCTTTAAAGTAGGCGAAAGCGTAGAGTGGGATATAGACAGCAGCGAGCAAGGTTCTTTGTTTCAAAACACCGAACTGAAAGCAGGAATTAAGGCACAGTTTCGCTCTGCATAA